A region of Scleropages formosus chromosome 2, fSclFor1.1, whole genome shotgun sequence DNA encodes the following proteins:
- the slc26a6.1 gene encoding prestin, with protein MDPVVPPSGRNHAPRPLSVLDEERLDVLGQRREQETPPLWETQFQCVCTPRCSSSRLKSCFLSSVPVFSWLRRYSLRDWAAGDLVSGISVGIMHLPQGLANALLAAVPPAYGLYSSFYPILVYCAFGSSRHVSVGTFSILAVMVGSVTEGVTLPGNGTTGHEAAGGDVEGARVAVASQLTLLSGLIQVVLSTLGGGAVSRWLSQPLVKGYTTAAALHVLIHQLPFLMGIRVDRHSGFLSIGRTLVDVLVRVSKSSPGTLVVSALSAAALVGGKMLNSRFKSRLPTPVPWELFVIILATVLSAHLNLAQEYSVQTIGRIPTGLSAPSLPPLEQFRELLAPALALAVVGFGFTVSLGKVFALKHGYSVDSNQELLALGLSNCIGGVFQCFAVGGSITRSLVQESTGGKTQLAGAVSSLVILVVLLRLGGVFEQLPKAVLAVVIVVNLHGIFGQAREVSSLWASDRLDLLVWVLTLVFTLLFNLDLGLVASIGFSLLTVIFRTQNPRCAVLGRIPETDCYRDRRLYSKAAQIPGVTVFSCSGALYFANADLYFSVLREEVQRGREGNAASSESLRGGAAGHCLILDLGAVAFMDSASVNTLRATVKDMKEQGIAVCLAACPDALRRQLRAQLFDPALGLLIFPSVHHAVQHRRISTQSFERSTCPSGSSGDLWE; from the exons ATGGACCCTGTGGTTCCGCCGTCGGGTCGGAACCACGCGCCCCGTCCCCTGAGCGTCCTGGACGAAGAACGGCTCGATGTCCTCGGCCAGAGGAGGGAACAGGAGACCCCACCGCTGTGGGAGA CTcagttccagtgtgtgtgtactcccaGGTGCTCCAGCTCCAGGCTTAAGAGCTGTTTCCTCAGCTCTGTTCCTGTGTTCTCCTGGCTGCGGCGCTACTCCTTGCGAGACTGGGCAGCGGGAGACCTGGTGTCGGGCATCAGCGTGGGCATCATGCACCTTCCTCAGG GGCTGGCCAACGCCCTGCTGGCAGCCGTCCCTCCTGCGTATGGGCTCTACTCCTCTTTCTACCCCATCCTGGTGTACTGCGCCTTCGGCTCTTCCCGACACGTCTCCGTCG GGACCTTCTCCATTCTGGCCGTCATGGTCGGCTCGGTGACGGAAGGCGTAACGTTGCCCGGAAACGGGACGACGGGTCACGAGGCTGCGGGGGGCGATGTGGAGGGAGCCAGAGTCGCAGTGGCTTCTCAGCTCACGCTCCTGTCAGGGCTCATACAG GTTGTCCTGTCTACACTAGGAGGAGGGGCCGTGTCCCGCTGGCTCTCGCAGCCCTTGGTGAAGGGCTACACCACCGCAGCCGCTCTCCACGTCCTCATCCATCAGCTACCCTTCCTCATGGGCATCCGAGTGGACAGACACAGCGGCTTCCTCTCCATCGGCCGG ACGCTGGTCGATGTTCTCGTTCGCGTGTCCAAATCGTCCCCTGGGACGCTGGTGGTCTCGGCGCTTTCCGCAGCGGCCCTGGTGGGGGGCAAGATGCTCAACAGCCGCTTCAAGAGCCGGCTGCCGACACCCGTTCCCTGGGAGCTCTTCGTG ATCATTCTGGCTACAGTCCTCTCAGCACACCTGAACTTGGCACAAGAGTACTCCGTACAGACAATTGGGAGGATACCTACAGG ACTATCGGCCCCATCCCTGCCCCCCCTGGAGCAGTTCCGTGAGCTCCTGGCCCCCGCCCTGGCCCTGGCGGTGGTCGGCTTTGGGTTCACGGTGTCGCTGGGGAAGGTGTTCGCCTTGAAGCATGGCTACAGCGTGGACAGCAACCAG GAGCTGCTCGCTCTGGGCCTCAGTAACTGCATCGGGGGGGTCTTCCAGTGCTTTGCTGTCGGCGGCTCCATAACCCGCAGTCTTGTCCAGGAGAGCACGGGTGGGAAAACGCAG ctggccggcgctgtgtcttCTCTCGTCATCCTGGTCGTTCTGCTGCGACTCGGGGGCGTCTTTGAGCAGCTGCCCAAG GCGGTGTTGGCCGTGGTCATCGTGGTCAATCTGCACGGGATATTTGGCCAGGCCAGAGAGGTGTCCTCCCTTTGGGCCTCTGACCGCTTGGACCTG CTGGTATGGGTGCTGACCCTGGTTTTCACCTTGCTCTTCAACCTGGATCTTGGCCTGGTTGCCTCCATTGGCTTCTCCCTACTCACGGTCATCTTCAGGACCCAGAA CCCTAGGTGTGCTGTCCTGGGCCGCATCCCTGAGACGGACTGCTACCGCGACCGTCGTCTGTACTCCAAG GCAGCACAGATTCCCGGAGTGACCGTATTCTCCTGCTCCGGCGCTTTATACTTTGCCAACGCTGACCTTTATTTCAGCGTCCTTCGAGAG GAGGTGCAGCGGGGGAGAGAGGGAAATGCAGCGTCTTCGGAATCCCTCCGAGGAGGAGCAGCGGGACACTGTCTGATCCTGGATCTTGGCGCCGTCGCCTTCATGGACTCGGCTTCCGTCAACACGCTGCGCGCG aCGGTAAAGGACATGAAGGAACAAGGCATCGCTGTGTGTCTGGCGGCTTGTCCAG ATGCCCTGAGGCGTCAGCTCCGAGCTCAGCTCTTTGACCCTGCTCTCGGGTTGCTGATCTTCCCGTCGGTGCATCATGCAGTACAGCACCGTAGGATATCCACCCAGTCCTTCGAAAGATCCACGTGCCCCAGC GGTTCCAGTGGAGACCTCTGGGAATGA